A segment of the Symmachiella macrocystis genome:
GGTTTTTGAAACGACTTCAGCTGTGCGTGGGTCATCATCGGCGAATGGGAGAAATAAACGGCCGCGATGCTGAGAGTGCACAGGGACAATGCACACGGAACCGCCTGGCATGCGATGCACAACGCCGCTGCCAAGATGCAAAGCGTATTGCCCGAATTTCCCTTGAATGATGGCCTTTGAGTTTTTTATTTTGACGTTCTTCAAGCTGAATAGTTCGCACGTTTCCTGAAGTAGCGAGGCTCGCATTTCGACGGTGGAAGCACTTGCCTCGGGATCGACGTCGCCGGCATGGGCCACACTCACAACCAGATCCATGTCCCGCATCGTTTCGCTAAACAATCGTGCGGGAACATCAACGAGCGGCAACGACTCATAGGTATCGCGGTTGCGAAAACTGATCTGATCAATCGTCAACCCCTCGACTTCTAGTGGCGTGGTGATGCCATCGTCGAACGACACATTCGCAATAATTTCCTCGTGATAATACGTCTTCCACACACCTTCGTATGCGTCGGCCGACCAACCGCGTGTTCCCCATAAGGCATAGGCTTGGCGCGGCTGCACCTGCTGCCCCGCATAGCGATTGGAGATTGTTTTTTCTTTCTTCTCCTGTTTGGTAACGACGTATAATTCACGAAAAACCTGTTTGAATGGCTGCAGGCGTTCGGTCTGAAAGCATTCATGCTGCCATTTGTCCCATGCCGAGGTGAGTAGCAGATCGTGGGGATGGGCGATGCGGAAGCGTTCCTTTTTTTTAACGGGTTCGAGTTTCCCTGCAAAATCTCGCACCGCTTTTCCGCGTTTATCCGGATAGCCGATGCAGCCTTCGCCTACGAGGACCAGCCGCGAGAGCTGCGGCCATAGAAGGGCATGATCGGCGAACTGCAGTAGTTCGCTGCCGGTAAACTCATCGCCCCGGCACATGGCGGTCTCTAACGATTGTTTCACGCGTGAGGCTTGTCGTTTGAGGTGCTTATTTCGCTCGCGGAGCTCAACGAACTTGGCATCCTTTTTCACAGTGTTCGGCAATGACTTAAGAACTTTTTCGCTGCGGCGAATCACCAATTCTGGAACGGCTTGGTCGTCCAGAGAAAGCGTCAACGAGACGTCCCCCTGACTGACAACAATCGGTCCTTTGGCCAGATCTTTGGTCGATTCCGCTTCCATCGCCCACTGCAACCGGGTCGGGTCATCATAGCCCGCCGTTGCCGCCAGGTTCTGCATTCCAATATCGCATGCCCGCAAAGCATCGGGCTTGGATAGGGAACTGAGCTTGTTCGCATAGCGGCGGTATTCCTGTAAAACTTCGTACCGGTCGACAATATCCTTGGCCTGTTTCGCACCCTTGGCCAGCGGCAATAGTCCCAACAGGCGAACATTTTCCTTCAAATTTCGTTTTTTGATGCCCTCGACGAGATCCTTCTTCGAGGCCGTTCCCAATAGCACATCCGAGATGAATTGAGCGCGGCGAGCCTGCGCAGCTGTGGCCGCAAATTTGGCCGCTGCCGCCAAGTCCAGCCAGCGTCTGCGCGTGATCTGTTTATAGGTCCTGTGAAACCAAGCCACGTCAATCGCACCATCCGCGCGTTCGTCATCGGAGAGCGGCGTCCGCTCGCGGATGATGCGATCCCAACGCGAAAGTTTTTGAGGTCGTTCGTTACCCTCCTCATCCGCGCCCTCCGCGTCGGTCTCTTGGGCGTCTTCAACTTCCATAGAGTCCGTAACGCCGTACACGTATTTCATGTGAGCCATATACCAATAAAACCCTTCAGCGTACCCGGCCCACTTGAGTGTCGCATCAATAAATTCCGTCCATTGAGGGGCGAGAAAGCCGAGTTGTAGCAGTCGTTCTTCCGGAAAGTGTCCTTCCTTGATAGCGCGTTTCATGGTCACGGCGAATTGCTCGGGAGTGTCATCGTCCGCAGGCCACGTTTTGGCAACCATTTCGGTAAACGTCGCTGGCCGGCTCTCCTTGGGTTCGGACCGCCAACCACTCAACTTCTTAAAGCCCTCCTTGCCCAGTGCGGTCAGCAGACGCAGCAATGTTTCCGTGCCGCGATAATTCGCCGACAGCGCCGCCTCAGAGGACGGAGTGGCAGCTTCTCCGCGTCCCAGTTCAATCTCTAGCAACCGCTCCCTGACCCGTTGCACGAACTCCGCAACTTCCGGTCGCTGCAGAAATGCTCGTAAATACACGCCTGGAAATCGTGCGGTGATCTCGCTCAGTGAGCCATAGCCATTATTCCATCGGCTTGACTCTCGCGATCCAAGCAAATGGTCGCCGACATCTTCGATCGTGGCATGCCCGGCACAGTAAGCCTCGGCCAACTCTGAGAAATCCGGGCGGTCCCGTCTGACCCCTGGAAATGGTTCGTCGCGTCGCCGCAACATTTGCCAGTACCGTTGGCTTTGCTTCTTCGGTAATTTGACGGACTGATTTCCAATCAGTCGGATTAAGACAATCCACGATGCAGTGAAGTCCATGTCGCGCCAGTCCGTTTCCGAATCGCTGTAGGGATCCACCTCAGTCTTCTCAGGGTCCAAACGGATCGCCTCCATATCCTCCGGGGGAATCAAAGTTTCAATGGTTTCGATGGCATCTAAGCAGAAGTCGATCGCTTTTTTGGGGAGATGCAATACGACCAGCCAGCGCACAACATCGTTGACCACCGAGGAATACTTCAACTTGGGGAACTTCGTTTTGCCGCCGACAAAGGTTGCCAACGGCTTGCGCTCCGGTGTGGCATTCAGCCATTGCAGCATATATTCATTCCGCCAGTAGGTGCGGCTGCCCATCAAGCCCCACGCGCGCAACAATTCAAAACCATCCTTATCCTTCAACGCCGCGGGGCGTTTGCGGAACCATTCTTCCCAGACTTTGTGCAGAGGCAGCTCATCGATTTGCTGCTTGGCGGGCCGGT
Coding sequences within it:
- a CDS encoding DUF5724 domain-containing protein, translating into MLDPEAAKEQLEKWQVSQEADGNGNADRWLSAVKKLPKKPREVGFALLGKDKSGKDHTGFMDFLASYRQLPGEGLETLTKAERTKLFRTFFGKFAGDVELGWQWLKSAPYSAGYYHRPFRAAKLPNLSSKRRAAWVHSMIALAGGFRDDVLTAPWLAAWSPYIQIGWQNYNAEVGTLLAAKMDAGGKEGDEVFEILCASARKEHEIGGMGEHVIRGLLCASRPEGWELMQNMLRAAQRQEGLRQSILQTVVDAHPQAFRQMLRLIVDEGLSRFSSVVMAMDGWFSLAWASAATKKVNDTISIVADLLEEPAKCQQALAGSDPERAYLALWAIAFEDAPASVKPAEKLLAHKNVEMRFVAALHLSHLEIPATGSALIKALDDDDLRVALIALTGPMHDEFDDEGKTGTLGDERMFVALERLYERMPEKPKLLKPLVWPWLEITAQRGFVASLLVSSLGTLPPTRLIPHLKQLDPANRSRIVTTLAEQKTWDPQTRTAILEHVGDASPDVRSVAFEAYKNTKLKPAETKHLEALLTRTAVDLRSGIVSLLLTLPDKQAMESAARLMAAKQKGQRLAGLEVLRQLAEADRRRTECIKTVQTWVEERGKVLKAEQVQVDAILESNRETVTLDDALGLIDPQRRTPVIPAKKRNVKCVTAAVPKLLKSLDDLVHQHRETNVQYKSWNGEEQEALLGELDYGFPSPDFDRPAKQQIDELPLHKVWEEWFRKRPAALKDKDGFELLRAWGLMGSRTYWRNEYMLQWLNATPERKPLATFVGGKTKFPKLKYSSVVNDVVRWLVVLHLPKKAIDFCLDAIETIETLIPPEDMEAIRLDPEKTEVDPYSDSETDWRDMDFTASWIVLIRLIGNQSVKLPKKQSQRYWQMLRRRDEPFPGVRRDRPDFSELAEAYCAGHATIEDVGDHLLGSRESSRWNNGYGSLSEITARFPGVYLRAFLQRPEVAEFVQRVRERLLEIELGRGEAATPSSEAALSANYRGTETLLRLLTALGKEGFKKLSGWRSEPKESRPATFTEMVAKTWPADDDTPEQFAVTMKRAIKEGHFPEERLLQLGFLAPQWTEFIDATLKWAGYAEGFYWYMAHMKYVYGVTDSMEVEDAQETDAEGADEEGNERPQKLSRWDRIIRERTPLSDDERADGAIDVAWFHRTYKQITRRRWLDLAAAAKFAATAAQARRAQFISDVLLGTASKKDLVEGIKKRNLKENVRLLGLLPLAKGAKQAKDIVDRYEVLQEYRRYANKLSSLSKPDALRACDIGMQNLAATAGYDDPTRLQWAMEAESTKDLAKGPIVVSQGDVSLTLSLDDQAVPELVIRRSEKVLKSLPNTVKKDAKFVELRERNKHLKRQASRVKQSLETAMCRGDEFTGSELLQFADHALLWPQLSRLVLVGEGCIGYPDKRGKAVRDFAGKLEPVKKKERFRIAHPHDLLLTSAWDKWQHECFQTERLQPFKQVFRELYVVTKQEKKEKTISNRYAGQQVQPRQAYALWGTRGWSADAYEGVWKTYYHEEIIANVSFDDGITTPLEVEGLTIDQISFRNRDTYESLPLVDVPARLFSETMRDMDLVVSVAHAGDVDPEASASTVEMRASLLQETCELFSLKNVKIKNSKAIIQGKFGQYALHLGSGVVHRMPGGSVCIVPVHSQHRGRLFLPFADDDPRTAEVVSKTLLLARDEEIDDPIILEQLRALA